The following coding sequences lie in one Prevotella sp. oral taxon 299 str. F0039 genomic window:
- a CDS encoding non-canonical purine NTP diphosphatase, protein MKIVFATNNNHKLSEIRDILNEACEVNSLKEIGCEVDIPETGTTLEENALIKANYVWNHFHTNVFADDTGLEIEALNGEPGVYSARYAGGEGHDSEANIQKVLENLDGIGNRKARFRTVIAFIRKNKVTGEKEVSLVEGIVNGSITTHKRGTAGFGYDAIFIPEGYDQTFGELGMDIKNEISHRARAVKNFAKELEDYIKE, encoded by the coding sequence ATGAAAATAGTGTTTGCGACCAACAACAATCATAAGCTTTCTGAGATAAGAGACATTCTTAACGAGGCTTGTGAGGTAAATAGTTTAAAAGAAATTGGTTGCGAAGTAGACATCCCAGAAACAGGAACTACACTAGAAGAGAATGCTTTAATCAAAGCCAACTATGTGTGGAATCATTTCCATACCAATGTCTTTGCCGACGATACTGGTCTTGAAATAGAAGCACTTAATGGCGAACCTGGCGTTTATAGTGCACGATATGCAGGCGGAGAAGGACACGATAGCGAAGCCAACATACAGAAAGTGCTAGAAAATCTTGATGGTATAGGCAATCGCAAGGCACGCTTTCGCACCGTTATAGCATTCATTCGCAAAAACAAAGTCACTGGTGAAAAAGAAGTTTCGCTTGTCGAAGGCATTGTAAATGGTAGCATCACCACCCACAAAAGGGGAACAGCTGGCTTTGGATACGATGCCATCTTCATTCCAGAAGGATACGACCAAACTTTTGGAGAGCTAGGAATGGACATTAAAAATGAGATTTCTCACCGTGCAAGAGCCGTGAAAAACTTTGCCAAAGAACTAGAAGATTATATTAAAGAATGA
- a CDS encoding YitT family protein, with the protein MNLHREMVYAEIKDYTFITLGLLLYTFAWTVFLLPYKIVTGGVTGISALIFFATKIPIAYTYMPINAVLLVVALFVLGFKFMAKTIYAIFVLGFFVSVAQGMVTQPDGTMFQILGPGQEFMSVIIGCCITGTALSIVFLHNGSTGGTDIVAAVVNKYHNLSLGTVLIIVDIAIISTSYFVFNDWKRIVLGVSSMAVECFVLDFVMNSRRESVQFLIFSRKYKEIAEAIGTELYHGVTILDGHGWYTGNEVKVLCVLAKKYESQHIFFLIKMIDPNAFVSQSAVIGVYGQGFDEMKVRKARKKKLKQVTSKDGGTDENSVCDQQQS; encoded by the coding sequence ATGAATTTACACAGAGAAATGGTGTACGCAGAGATTAAGGATTATACTTTCATTACTTTAGGTTTACTCCTTTATACCTTTGCTTGGACTGTATTTTTATTACCTTATAAAATTGTAACAGGTGGTGTTACAGGTATCTCTGCTTTGATTTTCTTCGCAACAAAGATACCTATTGCTTATACATATATGCCCATCAATGCCGTGCTTCTTGTGGTTGCACTCTTTGTCTTGGGCTTTAAGTTCATGGCTAAGACCATCTATGCAATCTTTGTACTTGGCTTCTTCGTTAGTGTTGCTCAGGGAATGGTGACTCAACCCGATGGCACTATGTTTCAAATTCTTGGTCCTGGTCAAGAATTTATGTCGGTTATCATTGGTTGTTGCATAACAGGAACCGCCTTATCTATCGTTTTTCTTCACAATGGTTCAACGGGTGGAACTGATATTGTTGCTGCAGTTGTAAACAAATATCACAACCTTTCACTTGGAACTGTGCTCATCATTGTCGATATAGCAATCATTTCAACTTCTTATTTCGTGTTTAACGATTGGAAGAGAATTGTTCTTGGTGTGAGTTCAATGGCTGTTGAATGTTTTGTTCTCGACTTTGTGATGAACAGTAGACGTGAGTCTGTGCAGTTCTTGATATTCTCTCGTAAGTATAAAGAGATTGCGGAAGCTATCGGAACAGAACTTTACCATGGTGTAACCATATTAGATGGACACGGTTGGTATACTGGAAACGAAGTAAAAGTATTGTGCGTTTTGGCAAAAAAATACGAAAGTCAACACATATTCTTCCTCATCAAGATGATAGACCCTAACGCCTTTGTAAGTCAGAGTGCAGTTATTGGTGTCTATGGACAAGGATTCGACGAGATGAAAGTGCGTAAAGCCCGAAAGAAAAAATTAAAACAAGTAACAAGCAAAGATGGAGGAACTGATGAAAATAGTGTTTGCGACCAACAACAATCATAA
- the leuS gene encoding leucine--tRNA ligase yields MEYNFREIEKKWQHYWVKNNTYRVQENNEKQKYYVLNMFPYPSGAGLHVGHPLGYIAGDIFARYKRLQGFNVLNPMGYDAYGLPAEQYAIQTGQHPLITTQQNIERYRGQLDKIGFSFDWEREVRTCDPKYYHWTQWTFIKMFESYYDTDKNKALPINSLIEQLEKDGTNNLHAATSNEESISAEEWKAMNEEEQQRFLMHYRIAYQAETKVNWCAALGTVLANDEVVDGLSVRGGHPVVQRNMLQWCLRVSAYAQRLLEGLDNLQWTDSIKETQRNWIGRSEGAEVEFRLQSNDLPITVFTTRADTIYGVTFMVLAPESEYVNLVTTDEQRAEVETYITETKKRTERERISDRRVSGVFSGSYAINPLTKVAVPIWISDYVLAGYGTGAIMAVPAHDSRDYAFAKHFDLPIIPLIEGADVSEQSFDAKEGIVMNSPVAELETEFKANEGLVLNGLTVKEAIKATKAYIAQHNLGRVKVNYRLRDATFSRQRYWGEPFPVYYKNGIPYTLPVDCLPLELPTIDKYEPTESGEPPLGRAKLWAWDEKNRQVVDKSLIDNQQVFALELNTMPGFAGSSAYYLRYMDPANTNELVSGDVVNYWKNVDLYLGGSEHATGHLIYSRFWNKFLFDLGTAKTEEPFERLVNQGMIQGRSNFVYRVKDSDKEAPLFVSLNLKDQYDTTPIHVDVNIVSGDVLDINAFKAWRPEFKNAQFVLENDKYVCGWAIEKMSKSMFNVVNPDMIVERYGADTLRLYEMFLGPLEQSKPWDTNGIDGCHRFLKKFWGLFFDNRESDQLTINDEPATKEQLKSVHKLIKKITADIENFSFNTAVSAFMICVNELSQLKCHNKELLEQVVILLNPFAPHISEELWSLLGHSNSVCDAVWPQVNEAYLVEDEQQLTISFNGKARFQMNFAANASSDEIQTITLQDERTIKYIDGKTIVKVIVVPKKIVNIVLKG; encoded by the coding sequence ATGGAATACAATTTTAGAGAAATCGAAAAGAAATGGCAACACTATTGGGTTAAGAACAATACGTATCGTGTTCAAGAAAACAATGAGAAACAAAAATATTATGTACTCAATATGTTTCCATATCCTTCGGGTGCAGGTCTTCATGTGGGCCATCCGCTAGGTTATATTGCAGGAGATATCTTTGCAAGATACAAACGTTTGCAGGGCTTTAATGTGTTGAATCCTATGGGATACGATGCTTATGGACTCCCTGCAGAGCAATATGCCATTCAAACAGGACAACATCCTTTGATAACAACTCAACAAAATATAGAGAGGTATCGTGGCCAGTTAGACAAGATTGGCTTTTCTTTCGATTGGGAAAGAGAAGTTAGAACTTGCGATCCTAAATACTATCATTGGACTCAATGGACATTTATTAAGATGTTCGAAAGCTACTATGACACCGATAAAAACAAGGCTTTGCCTATCAATTCTCTTATTGAGCAACTAGAAAAAGACGGCACAAACAACCTTCATGCAGCAACTTCGAATGAGGAAAGCATTTCTGCTGAAGAGTGGAAAGCGATGAATGAAGAAGAACAACAACGTTTCTTAATGCATTATCGCATTGCTTATCAGGCTGAAACAAAAGTAAACTGGTGTGCTGCTTTGGGCACAGTGCTAGCTAACGATGAGGTCGTTGATGGATTAAGTGTACGTGGCGGTCACCCTGTAGTACAACGCAACATGTTACAATGGTGCCTAAGAGTGTCGGCTTATGCACAACGTTTATTGGAAGGTCTTGACAATTTGCAATGGACCGACTCAATAAAAGAAACCCAAAGAAACTGGATTGGTCGTTCAGAAGGTGCTGAAGTAGAATTCAGATTACAATCAAACGATCTCCCTATAACCGTATTTACAACTCGTGCAGACACCATTTATGGAGTTACATTCATGGTGCTTGCTCCCGAAAGTGAATATGTTAATCTCGTAACAACAGACGAACAAAGAGCTGAAGTTGAAACATATATCACAGAAACAAAGAAAAGAACAGAACGTGAAAGAATCTCCGATCGCCGTGTAAGTGGTGTTTTCTCGGGTTCATACGCTATCAATCCACTCACAAAGGTAGCTGTTCCTATTTGGATTAGCGATTATGTTTTGGCAGGATATGGCACTGGTGCAATCATGGCAGTACCCGCTCACGACAGCAGAGACTACGCTTTTGCTAAACATTTCGATCTTCCTATCATTCCATTAATTGAAGGAGCAGACGTTAGCGAGCAAAGTTTTGACGCCAAAGAGGGTATTGTAATGAATAGTCCTGTTGCCGAGTTAGAAACTGAATTCAAAGCAAATGAAGGCTTAGTACTTAATGGTTTAACTGTAAAAGAAGCTATTAAGGCCACAAAAGCATACATTGCACAACATAATCTCGGTAGAGTTAAGGTGAATTATCGTCTTCGTGACGCTACATTCTCACGTCAACGCTATTGGGGAGAGCCTTTCCCTGTATATTATAAGAATGGTATTCCTTACACACTTCCTGTAGATTGTCTTCCATTAGAGTTGCCTACAATCGACAAATACGAGCCAACAGAAAGCGGAGAACCACCTTTAGGACGTGCAAAGCTATGGGCTTGGGACGAAAAGAACCGCCAAGTGGTAGACAAGAGCTTAATAGACAACCAACAGGTGTTTGCTCTTGAATTGAACACAATGCCTGGTTTTGCAGGAAGTAGTGCTTACTATCTTCGCTATATGGATCCTGCTAACACTAATGAACTTGTTAGTGGCGATGTGGTTAACTACTGGAAGAATGTAGATTTATATCTTGGTGGATCTGAACATGCCACTGGTCACCTTATTTATTCACGTTTCTGGAATAAATTTTTATTTGACTTAGGAACGGCAAAGACCGAAGAACCATTCGAAAGACTTGTGAATCAAGGAATGATTCAAGGTCGTTCTAACTTCGTTTACCGTGTAAAAGACAGCGATAAAGAAGCTCCTTTATTTGTTTCTCTCAATCTAAAAGACCAATACGACACCACACCTATTCACGTAGATGTGAACATTGTGTCGGGCGATGTCTTAGATATTAACGCATTTAAAGCATGGCGTCCAGAGTTCAAGAATGCACAATTCGTTCTTGAAAACGATAAGTATGTTTGTGGATGGGCAATCGAAAAGATGTCAAAATCGATGTTCAACGTAGTTAATCCCGACATGATTGTAGAACGATATGGTGCCGACACACTGCGACTTTACGAGATGTTCCTTGGTCCTTTAGAGCAAAGTAAACCATGGGACACCAACGGAATAGATGGATGTCACCGCTTCTTAAAGAAATTCTGGGGCTTATTCTTTGACAATAGAGAAAGCGATCAGTTGACAATTAACGACGAACCCGCAACAAAAGAACAATTAAAATCTGTGCACAAGCTCATCAAAAAGATTACAGCAGACATTGAAAACTTCTCGTTTAACACTGCTGTTTCTGCCTTTATGATTTGCGTTAACGAGCTATCTCAGCTTAAATGCCACAATAAAGAATTGCTCGAGCAAGTTGTTATATTGCTTAATCCATTCGCACCTCACATCAGTGAAGAGCTTTGGAGCTTACTCGGACATTCTAACAGCGTATGCGATGCAGTATGGCCACAAGTAAATGAGGCTTATCTTGTTGAAGATGAGCAACAGCTTACCATATCATTTAATGGCAAAGCACGTTTCCAAATGAACTTCGCAGCCAACGCTTCATCAGACGAAATACAAACTATCACTTTGCAAGACGAGCGTACTATTAAATACATCGATGGCAAGACAATAGTGAAAGTGATTGTAGTTCCGAAGAAGATTGTGAACATTGTACTAAAAGGATGA
- a CDS encoding glycoside hydrolase family 2 TIM barrel-domain containing protein translates to MIKSFITAALLFSAASASATVVPTFTEWHDMSVNELNRFPVHTSFFMYENENSALKGLQEQSSNYLSLNGKWSFKGVENANERPTDFYKLDYNDSSWGTMPVPGNWELNGFGDPVYVNVGFPWRGHFKNNPPMVPTEHNRVGSYRRYIDVPSNWNGEQIIAHFGSVTSNIYLWVNGQFVGYAEDSKQAAEFDVTPYIKPGKNLIAFQTFRWCDGTYCEDQDFWRLSGVARQSYLYKRSKTTNVNDIRFVADLKNNYTDGTLSITKNANNNVVTRYRLLDKNGNLVLDATSADKQNLYEIKNVRQWNAEDPYLYTLLVDVMRKEVIGKGKGKNAKVQYTTVGVIPFKVGFRNVSMQGSQVWVNGKPVFFKGANRHEVDPLNGYVVTRERMIEDIKLMKRFNINAVRTCHYPDDPMWYDLCDEYGIYLCAEANQESHGFHYGDDAISKTPLFAKQILERNQHNVLTNFNHPSVIFWSLGNETADGPNFVAAYNWIKEMDSSRPVQFERAIKNSHTDIFCPMYRSQKEMEDYVKSTAPEDQRPLIQCEYSHAMGNSSGGFKEYWDIIRQYPNKLQGGFIWDFVDQGLRKTDDKGNVIYTYGGDFNTYDPSDNNFNCNGLVNPDRIPNPEVFEIGYFYQNIWVKNVNIEKKEITVFNENFFRDLSNYALKWEVVANGKKMQNGVVEHLDIAPQTSKVIALPLEDINYPNHEVFLNVSFVLKNAEPLMEKGQVVAYDQFLLQEGVMPFQGCFSMANCEKGVKVDNKMKVQDNKKTNELTVQNSKFSLTFNKQNGYLTSYNIDNQEMIAKGGTLKPNFWRAPTDNDMGAGIQQDYAVWRNPEMQLTAFEVQKEKQTTDNKQTIIKVKASYDMPKVEAKLFLTYTIYQTGQVDVEETMQTTPGKKNPDMFRFGMLMQMPYDMEQSTFYGRGPVENYSDRKQSQLIGIYKQNVDDQFFAYVRPQETGTKSDIRIWKQTDKTGQGLFIRPLEPCSMSALHYNIEDLDDGEKKTQRHSQQVPKSQFTNLCIDACQAGLGGVDSWSKRGIALEQYRIHCIDRTFKFSMGKAKRCCKK, encoded by the coding sequence ATGATAAAATCATTTATTACGGCTGCCCTACTTTTTAGCGCAGCTTCTGCTAGTGCTACGGTTGTACCTACGTTTACAGAGTGGCACGACATGAGTGTGAATGAATTGAACAGATTTCCTGTTCATACGTCGTTCTTTATGTATGAAAATGAGAACAGTGCTTTAAAAGGACTTCAGGAGCAATCGAGCAATTATTTGTCTTTGAATGGAAAATGGAGCTTTAAAGGTGTTGAGAACGCAAACGAACGACCAACCGATTTCTATAAACTTGATTACAATGATTCTTCTTGGGGAACAATGCCTGTTCCTGGCAACTGGGAATTAAACGGATTTGGCGATCCTGTCTATGTAAATGTGGGCTTTCCATGGCGTGGTCATTTTAAGAATAACCCACCAATGGTTCCAACAGAGCATAACAGAGTAGGGTCATATCGTAGATATATTGATGTTCCAAGTAACTGGAATGGCGAGCAAATCATTGCGCATTTCGGATCAGTAACATCAAATATCTATCTTTGGGTAAACGGACAATTCGTTGGTTATGCTGAAGATTCGAAGCAAGCTGCTGAGTTTGATGTTACACCTTATATTAAACCAGGAAAGAACCTCATAGCTTTCCAAACATTTAGATGGTGTGATGGAACCTATTGTGAGGATCAAGATTTCTGGCGTTTGTCGGGTGTTGCACGTCAAAGTTATTTGTATAAACGTAGTAAAACAACCAATGTAAACGACATACGTTTTGTTGCAGACTTGAAAAACAATTATACAGATGGAACACTCTCTATCACCAAAAATGCCAATAACAACGTAGTTACTCGTTATCGCTTGCTTGATAAGAATGGAAACCTCGTTCTTGATGCTACATCTGCAGACAAACAAAACCTTTATGAAATAAAGAATGTTCGCCAATGGAACGCAGAAGATCCTTATCTCTACACCCTTTTAGTAGACGTAATGCGTAAAGAGGTTATCGGAAAGGGTAAAGGTAAGAACGCAAAAGTGCAATATACCACAGTGGGAGTTATTCCTTTTAAAGTTGGTTTCAGAAATGTTTCTATGCAAGGAAGCCAAGTTTGGGTAAACGGAAAGCCTGTATTCTTTAAGGGAGCCAATCGTCATGAAGTAGATCCACTAAATGGTTATGTTGTAACTCGTGAGCGTATGATAGAAGATATCAAGCTGATGAAACGCTTTAACATCAATGCAGTACGTACATGTCACTATCCAGACGATCCAATGTGGTACGACCTTTGCGACGAATATGGTATCTATCTATGCGCAGAAGCAAACCAAGAGAGCCATGGTTTCCATTATGGTGACGATGCTATATCAAAGACTCCACTCTTTGCTAAGCAGATATTAGAGCGCAATCAACACAATGTTCTAACCAATTTCAATCATCCAAGTGTTATTTTCTGGTCACTTGGAAACGAAACTGCAGATGGTCCTAACTTCGTTGCTGCATACAATTGGATTAAAGAAATGGACTCTTCTCGTCCTGTTCAATTCGAAAGAGCAATTAAGAACAGCCATACAGATATTTTCTGTCCAATGTATAGAAGTCAAAAGGAAATGGAAGATTATGTTAAGTCTACTGCTCCTGAAGATCAACGTCCACTTATTCAGTGCGAATACTCTCACGCTATGGGTAACTCAAGTGGAGGATTCAAAGAATACTGGGATATCATTCGTCAATATCCTAACAAACTTCAAGGTGGTTTCATTTGGGACTTTGTAGATCAAGGATTGCGCAAAACTGATGACAAAGGAAACGTTATCTACACTTATGGTGGCGACTTTAATACTTACGATCCAAGTGATAACAACTTTAACTGTAATGGTTTGGTTAATCCTGATCGTATTCCTAACCCCGAAGTATTTGAAATTGGCTATTTTTACCAAAATATTTGGGTGAAGAATGTTAATATAGAGAAGAAGGAAATCACAGTGTTCAATGAGAATTTCTTTAGAGATTTATCTAACTATGCCTTGAAATGGGAAGTTGTTGCTAATGGAAAGAAAATGCAAAATGGTGTAGTTGAGCATCTAGACATTGCTCCACAAACATCTAAGGTGATTGCATTGCCATTAGAAGACATCAACTATCCAAATCACGAAGTATTCTTAAATGTTTCTTTTGTTTTGAAGAATGCAGAGCCATTGATGGAAAAAGGACAAGTAGTTGCATACGATCAGTTCTTGCTTCAAGAAGGTGTTATGCCTTTCCAAGGTTGTTTCTCTATGGCAAACTGTGAGAAAGGTGTGAAAGTTGACAATAAGATGAAAGTGCAAGATAATAAGAAAACCAACGAGCTTACAGTGCAAAATTCTAAGTTTAGTCTCACTTTCAATAAGCAAAATGGCTATCTCACCTCTTATAATATAGACAATCAAGAAATGATTGCTAAGGGTGGAACACTTAAACCAAACTTCTGGAGAGCTCCAACCGATAATGATATGGGTGCAGGCATACAACAAGACTACGCAGTTTGGCGTAATCCTGAAATGCAACTCACAGCATTCGAGGTTCAAAAAGAAAAGCAAACAACAGATAATAAGCAAACAATTATAAAGGTAAAGGCTAGTTATGATATGCCAAAAGTAGAGGCTAAGCTGTTCTTAACCTATACCATTTATCAAACAGGTCAGGTAGATGTAGAAGAAACCATGCAGACAACACCAGGAAAGAAAAACCCTGATATGTTTAGATTTGGTATGTTGATGCAAATGCCTTACGATATGGAGCAATCTACATTCTATGGAAGAGGTCCTGTAGAGAACTACTCAGACCGTAAACAATCACAGCTAATAGGTATCTATAAGCAAAATGTAGACGATCAATTCTTTGCTTATGTGCGTCCACAAGAAACAGGAACAAAGAGCGATATACGTATTTGGAAGCAAACAGATAAGACAGGTCAGGGATTATTTATTCGTCCATTAGAGCCTTGTTCAATGAGTGCTTTACACTATAACATCGAAGATTTAGACGATGGTGAAAAGAAAACACAACGTCATAGTCAACAAGTTCCTAAGTCGCAATTCACCAATTTGTGCATAGATGCATGTCAAGCAGGTCTTGGAGGTGTAGATTCTTGGAGTAAACGAGGCATTGCTCTTGAGCAATACCGCATCCATTGCATCGACAGAACCTTTAAGTTTAGCATGGGTAAAGCAAAAAGATGTTGCAAGAAATAA
- a CDS encoding exonuclease domain-containing protein, producing the protein MNVMKIFRSEVGEYSFNPSSINYQKQQTAASLINSQMDYCSGIALITGWNKYHAITVHDIHDLDSSYFSWRNELKDINGYIVQFLKELRLPVDYPWVIINKNGTGFSIIFTSEAILTDIHNMIFTPRVVDVVDGEKIKHFQKLELEWDGHILMPPTEINDEMYYFRDNIYPESSPLNVNLSYIDLLITDFIDNYSFNQYKNGTRVYKLYEKSTKFFTYKDYCNHNFYDNLEWIKQCNTRDSLDALGVAYALGRGVEVDKAKAVKYFKSADYSVSYFNLASLIAGGVIEGTLQDVRYYLDKIRDDIDFVETWTEDEDGNSFPESSHCELIYDNAEKYCFREQLYLFFDTETTGIPNDYNAPSEDTNNWPRLVQIAWLITRENGDIYKELQSRIISPEGFRIPQSSINIHGITQEKAVEDGEDLCDVLNDFVNDVDYNDVILVGHNIYFDIHVVTAELIRNDMIDEKETLEKINKICTMKKSTDFCKISGLYGYKYPKLQQLYYKLFGENFDNAHDAGSDIEATRKCFFELKRRGIL; encoded by the coding sequence ATGAATGTAATGAAAATTTTTAGGAGTGAGGTTGGAGAATATTCGTTTAACCCATCGTCCATTAATTATCAAAAGCAGCAAACAGCAGCCTCTTTGATAAATAGTCAAATGGACTATTGTAGTGGAATTGCACTTATAACAGGTTGGAATAAATATCATGCAATTACTGTGCATGATATTCATGACCTTGACTCTTCATATTTTTCGTGGCGTAATGAATTAAAGGACATTAATGGGTACATTGTTCAGTTTCTCAAAGAACTTAGGCTTCCTGTTGATTATCCTTGGGTAATCATAAATAAAAATGGGACAGGCTTTTCTATAATTTTCACATCGGAAGCAATATTAACTGATATTCACAACATGATATTCACACCAAGGGTCGTAGATGTTGTTGATGGCGAAAAAATTAAACATTTCCAAAAACTTGAATTGGAATGGGATGGTCATATTCTCATGCCTCCAACGGAGATTAATGATGAAATGTATTATTTTAGGGATAACATCTATCCCGAATCATCACCTCTAAATGTGAATTTATCATATATAGACTTGTTGATTACAGATTTTATTGATAACTACTCATTCAATCAATATAAAAATGGTACACGAGTTTATAAATTGTATGAGAAGAGCACTAAGTTTTTTACATACAAGGATTATTGTAATCATAACTTCTATGATAATCTTGAATGGATAAAACAATGTAATACAAGAGACTCTCTTGATGCTTTAGGTGTAGCATATGCCTTAGGTAGAGGAGTTGAAGTAGACAAAGCTAAAGCAGTAAAATATTTTAAGTCTGCAGACTACTCCGTCTCTTATTTTAACCTTGCCAGTTTGATAGCTGGTGGAGTAATTGAGGGTACTCTTCAAGATGTAAGGTATTACCTTGACAAAATCAGAGATGATATAGATTTTGTTGAAACATGGACAGAAGATGAGGATGGCAATAGTTTTCCTGAAAGTAGCCATTGTGAACTGATTTATGACAATGCTGAAAAATATTGCTTTCGGGAGCAACTATATCTATTTTTCGACACGGAAACCACAGGCATCCCGAATGACTATAATGCTCCAAGCGAGGACACAAACAATTGGCCAAGATTAGTTCAAATAGCATGGTTGATTACTCGTGAAAATGGAGACATATATAAAGAGCTTCAATCAAGAATAATTTCTCCAGAAGGTTTTAGGATACCGCAGTCCTCAATTAACATACACGGAATAACTCAGGAAAAAGCAGTAGAAGATGGCGAAGATTTATGTGATGTTCTAAATGATTTTGTAAATGACGTTGACTATAATGATGTCATTTTAGTTGGGCATAACATCTATTTCGACATTCATGTCGTTACAGCTGAGCTAATAAGAAATGACATGATAGATGAGAAAGAAACCTTGGAGAAGATAAATAAAATCTGTACGATGAAGAAGTCTACTGATTTTTGTAAGATTTCGGGCTTGTACGGCTACAAATATCCAAAACTTCAACAATTGTATTATAAACTTTTTGGAGAAAACTTTGATAATGCACATGATGCTGGCTCTGATATAGAGGCTACCAGAAAATGTTTCTTTGAATTAAAGCGAAGAGGTATTCTATAA
- a CDS encoding WYL domain-containing protein: MNKYGNELELILLLTDNHEHDTQELANSLGVTQRNIYYYFENLKKYGFKIIKNRTKYRLDRRNQFFRKLNDSIALNDSEAMFLYQMLMGQDDKNNMVQSIKVKFERFYNLELSTKPAHLKRRRRNIQKLREAMESHKMVRLRSYSSPHSKTKTDRIVEPFLFLNNENEVRCFELKTHVNKTFKVSRAHDVEILDVDWMHEHEHKELFTDIFMFSGEEKQSICLELGQLSHNLLIEEYPLSETYLEEIGDERWLLKTEVVSLVPVVRFVLGLFQDIKIIENVELKNLVEAQIAQMHKMIV; this comes from the coding sequence ATGAACAAGTACGGAAATGAACTAGAACTGATACTACTTCTAACCGATAACCATGAGCACGACACACAAGAGCTAGCCAACAGTTTAGGAGTTACGCAACGGAATATCTACTATTATTTCGAAAACTTAAAAAAGTATGGGTTTAAAATCATTAAGAATAGAACTAAATATCGCTTAGATCGAAGGAATCAATTCTTTCGAAAGCTAAACGATAGTATTGCTCTGAACGATTCCGAAGCTATGTTTCTTTATCAAATGTTGATGGGACAAGATGATAAAAATAACATGGTGCAGTCTATAAAAGTTAAGTTCGAACGATTTTATAACCTTGAGTTATCAACCAAACCAGCACATCTAAAAAGGCGAAGACGCAACATTCAGAAGCTGAGAGAAGCGATGGAATCGCATAAAATGGTGCGTTTACGAAGTTATTCATCACCTCATAGTAAAACAAAAACCGACCGCATTGTTGAGCCTTTCTTGTTTCTTAATAACGAAAATGAGGTGCGTTGCTTTGAATTAAAAACACATGTCAATAAAACATTCAAAGTGTCTAGAGCTCACGATGTAGAGATTTTAGATGTAGATTGGATGCACGAACACGAGCATAAGGAACTTTTTACCGATATATTTATGTTCTCGGGCGAAGAAAAACAATCTATATGTCTCGAACTTGGTCAGCTTTCACACAATCTTTTAATTGAAGAATATCCCCTTTCAGAAACCTATTTAGAGGAAATAGGTGACGAACGTTGGTTGTTAAAGACCGAAGTGGTGAGCTTAGTGCCTGTTGTTCGCTTCGTATTAGGGCTCTTCCAAGACATTAAAATTATAGAGAATGTAGAATTAAAGAATCTTGTTGAGGCGCAAATAGCGCAGATGCACAAGATGATTGTTTAG